Within the Flavobacterium sp. N502536 genome, the region CTTATGAATGCACCTTTGGTAATTATTGACGGAGTTATAACAAATTCGGAACAATTTTCTAAAGTAAATCCGAATGATATTAAAGAGATAAAAATTGTAAAAGAAACGGAAGCAACTTCTCTCTATGGAGATAAAGGAAAAAATGGTGCTATAATTATCACAACAAAGGAAAATAATTAAAGATTTAATGATGTGGATTTTATTTTAACAGGGGTTTATTAACAAAATTATTTTTACATTTGATCTACTTTAAAGAAAATTGAAACTACAATCTTTAAAAAATCATTTACAAATCAATTTCAAACCCCATTTAATGAACCCTATCTTAAATCAGAATTTATTTCTTGTGAAAGAACATGTTGGCATGTTTAAAGCAGCAAACAATTACGACATTTACAATCCCGAAAGCAATCAGATCATTCTGAATTGCAGGGAAAATAACCTGGGAACTTTTACCAAAATATTTCGCTTTACCGATTACAAAAGAATGACTCCTTTTGATATTGAAATTACAACCGCTTCGGGCGAGAAAGTAATTACAGTTAAAAGAGGTATTGCCTGGCTCAGATCGACTGTTACCGTTTTTGACGAGAAAGACAGACTAGTAGGAACCTTTAAACAAAAGTTCTTTTCTTTTGGCGGCAGATTTGAGATTTTAGATAAAAACGAAAAACCGGTAGCTACGCTTCAGGGAAAATGGACCGGTTGGGATTTTAAATTTACGCATGAAAACAAACAACTGGCACAGGTAAGCAAAAAATGGGCCGGAATGGGGAAAGAACTTTTCACCAGTGCAGATAATTATGTGCTTCAAATTGAAGAAACTGTAGGGGCTGACAGTCCGCAAAGACAATTAATCATGGCAGCAGTAATGTGTATCGACATGGTTTTGAAAGAATAAAAAAGTTGTTAAACTTAGATTAAGAAAACACTTAAAAGCATCATTTAGGAAGCAAAAGCCTTATTTTTGTTGTACTAAAATGATGCTTTTGGCATTTCTAATATTACAATGATGACAGACTTAAAAAATAAAAATGCTCTGATTACAGGAGCAGGAAAAGGGATAGGAAAAGCAATTGCAATTGCACTTGCCAAAGAAGGCGTTAACTTAATTTTAGTCTCAAGAACACAGGCCGATGTAGATCAACTGGCCATTGAAACCACTAATCTGGGTGTAAAATCTCTGGCTTTAACTGCCGATGTATCGGATATTAATTCAATAAATACGGCTGTAGAAAAAGCTTTAGCTGAATTCAAACATATTGATATTCTGATCAACAATGCCGGTACTGGTAAATTTGGTAATTTTCTGGAATTGGAACCGGAAGAATGGGAAAACATTATCAAAGTAAATCTAATGGGAACGTATTATACAACCCGCGCTGTTGTTCCAAACATGATTGAAAGAAAAACGGGGGACATTATCAATATTTCTTCAACGGCCGGACTAAATGGAAACGCTTTAACAAGTGCTTACAGTGCTTCAAAATTTGCTGTTTTGGGACTGACCGATTCTTTGATGCACGAAATGAGAAAACACAACATTCGTGTTACCGCCTTAACACCAAGCACCGTAGCAACTGATTTGGCTATCGACTTAAAATTAACTGACGGAAATCCGGAGAAAGTAATGCAGGCTGAAGATGTAGCCGAATTGATTATCGCACAATTGAAATTGAATCGTCGCGTTTTCATTAAAAACAGCAGCATCTGGTCTACTAACCCTTAATAATAAAATTCCAATACGCTTTAAATTTAAATTCCAATATTTTTTAAATCCCAAATTCCAATTTTTGGAGTTTTTGCAAAATATTGGAATTTGGAATTTTAGTATTGATATTTAAGATTTTAGCATTTGGATTTCAAAAACTTTATATGATGGAACAATATTTAAGACAATTAATCGCCATAGAATTTACAGACAAGAAAGAACTTTTTACAGGATTTCTTATTGACTATTCGGATGAATGGATTTTATTGCGAAACAATCCGGTAGATTTTATTCTGGATGGTTTTGTAGTGCTGAAAAATAAAAACATCGAAGCCATTCACAGGGATCAGGATCTGGCATTTACAGAAAAAATCATCCGCCTAAAAGGGCTAAAAACCAATGCTGAAGATATCATCCCAATTAGGGATTTAACTTCCATTATAAATTTTATTACCAGCAAGTATGGTATTTTTCAGATTTCTAAAAAATCAGCCAAATCGGCTTATTTAGGAAAATTAATCGAATTGACAGAGGAAGAACTTACCATCGATTTCCTAGACACAAAAGGTCAGTTTGGCGGAGAATTAAGCTTTAATCCGCAAAAGATAAGAGTGATTGAATTTGACACCGATTACATCAATTCGCTGAAATTGGTTGTTCCGGAAAATCAGCAGTAATTATTTTAAAACAGAAAAGCCCTTTATTACAAAGGGCTTTTCTGTTTTTTGTCTTTTACCAATAGTTCCGTTCCTAAATTCGCCAATCTTTGTCGAGTTTCTTGTGTGATTTCTCCTTACGTCGAAATGACACTAGAAATTGAAATAACAAATTAAGTTTAAGCCTCTGCCAATTTATTTAAAAACTCGAGACGAACACTTCCATCTTCGTCAATTTTAGTCAGGTTTATTTCTTGTAAGGTATTGACCAATTCAGGATTCCATGGTGTTTTTACTTTTACGTAATTCTCCGTAAAACCATGAATGTATCCTTCTTTATTTTCGCTTTCGAACAAAACAGTTCTGTTAGAACCTAATTGACTTTCGTAAAAAGCACGGCGTTTTTTAACCGATAATCCGCGTAACATTTTACTGCGTTTCGCTCTTACATTTGCAGGAACACTTCCAGGCATGTTTGCAGCCTCTGTATTGTCTCTTTCCGAATAAGTAAATACGTGTAAGTACGAAATATCCATTTCGTTAAGAAAATGATAGGTTTCTAGAAAATGTTCGTCTGTTTCACCAGGGAAACCTACAATAACATCGACTCCTATACAAGCATGAGGCATTACTTCACGAATTTTGTTAACACGTTCTGTATAAACTTCGCGTAAGTAACGGCGTTTCATCAATTTTAAAATGTCATTGCTTCCGGATTGTAACGGGATATGAAAATGCGGTACAAAAGTTCGGCTTGTTGAAACAAATTCAATCGTTTCATTCTTCAGCAAGTTGGGTTCGATAGAAGAAATTCGCAAACGCTCAATTCCGTCAACCTGATCCAAAGCCTGAACCAGTTCAAGAAAGGTATGCTCGTGTTTTTTATTTCCAAACTCCCCTTTTCCGTAATCTCCAATATTCACTCCGGTTAAAACAATTTCTTTGATGTTCTGAGCCGAGATTTCTTTTGCATTTTGCAATACATTTTCCAAAGCATCACTTCTCGAAATTCCTCTTGCTAACGGAATGGTACAGTAGGTACATTTATAATCGCAACCGTCCTGAACTTTCAAGAAAGCACGGGTACGATCTCCAATAGAATAACTTCCCACATAAAAATCGGCTTCGGCAATTTCACAAGAGTGTACTTCTCCCATATCATTCTTGCTCAAATCGTGAATATAGTCGGTAATTTTAAATTTTTCTGTAGCTCCCAAAACCAGGTCAACCCCATCAACTGCCGCTAATTCCTCTGGTTTCAACTGGGCATAACAGCCTACTGCCGCTACGAAAGCTTTTTCATTAAGTTTCATTGCTTTTTTTACAACCTGCTTAAACTGCTTATCGGCATTCTCTGTAACAGAACAGGTGTTGATGACATAGATATCGGCTATTTCCTCAAAATCAACACGATCAAAACCTTCGTCGTTAAAGTTTCGGGCAATAGTTGAAGTCTCTGAAAAATTCAGTTTACATCCAAGCGTATAAAAGGCAACTTTTTTTCTATTTTCCATAGGAATAAACTACGTTTTAAGTAGTAAGATATTATATTTACATCTCTTTTGAAGAGTTTGCAAATTTACGTACAATATTCTTTAAAATAAAATCAATAATACACTATATATCAACATTTTGCAACGAACCTCTATTTTAATTCATTTTAAAAAACCATAAATCAAACAAAATAACGCTTTTAAAAAAAAGTCTCTGAAAAAAGCAAAGCCGCAATTCGATAAGAATAAATTGACAAACAAATCGATTAAACGCAAATAATATCGATTAAGTACATTTTTTTAGCTGTTAAATTGAAATTTTCTTACATTTAACTTTGTTTGAATTGTTTTTAGAAGTACTTTCACTTCTCCAAAAAACAGGGAGCGAAAATTGTATTGTTTAAATCATAAATAGCATATAACAATTTTGATTTTCCGTCGTTATGTTGTTGTTTTGTTACAGTAAAAAATGGGAAGGCCGAAAACCAGAAAGAGTAGGCAAAAATTAAAAATTAAAACTCCATATGAAAGCATTTTTACCCACAATCTGCTTGATGTTCTTAACCCTTTTTAGCGCTCAGGCACAAACTGCTCCTGCCGCTAATCCATTTCCATCTATCAGCACATTGACAACTTGGGCGAGCTTAAACTCTCAATCTCAATTTGATATTGCCATTCGTGCGGTTGGATTTAAATTTGAAGTAAAAGAACCGGGTGAAGGCTCAACAGCTTACACTTATATTCGTAAAGTAACGGTAAACGAAGTAAACTATACAGACAGAATTGTTTACAGAATTACAAACAATAATTCAGCAAGTATCATTTCACTGGTAACCGCTTCTACTGATTTAGTAAGCTTATACACACCACAATTGTCAACTTTTAAAAACAACAATTGTAAAACTGAAATGTCTAAAGACAAAAATACAACTTGTACTTGCTACGAAAGTGCCAATTTTGCAATCGATCTTTGTGACGAACGCGTAAAACTGACGATGGGTGACGGAAATAAATATTTTGTTTCGGTAGCTAAAAAATAATACCTGATACTTTCTTTTTTCTAAGTATTAAAAACTATGGGCTGTTTTCCAAATCTTTGCAAATCTTACACATGTTGAGTTTACAAAGATTTGGAACACATTTCTTAGGATTCTCTATCTGTTGGGATTCTTTAATTCATACCAGACTTCCAACTCCCCTTCATACTCAAAGGAATTGACATAACGAAAACCCAATTTTTCTAAAGCCTTTCTTGAGTCTTTATTTCCTTCATCGGCATAAGCATAAAGAGTTTCTGCTTTGATCACATCAAAAGCATAATTTACAAATGCTTTTCCGGCTTCGGTAGCATAACCTTTCCCCCAATGTTTTTCGATGAAACGATATCCTATTTCATAAAAATCTTTATGGTTGTTGATTTCCGTAGTAATAAACTTTATTCCGGACCAGCCCAAAAACTCATTGGTTTCTTTTAAAATTACTGCCCAGCGCCCTGTTCCATAAGCTTCATATTGCCCCTGAATGTGTTTTATCATGGCAACACTTTCCTCAATTTCTTTCACGGGTTTATTTCCCACGAAACGCTGCACGTTGGGATTAGAATCTAATTCAAACATGCCGTCAACATCCGAGAGAAGTAATTCTCTTAAAAGTAGTCGGTCTGTTTCAATTGGGGCTTTCATAAAAATTTAATTTAAAATATAGCGCTGCACTACCTCAGCTACGCCATCGTCATTATTTGAAGCTACGATTACATCTGCCTTGTCCCGCAATTCCGGTGTTACATTGTCTACCCAAACACCAAGTCCGGCATATTCGATCATGGTCAGGTCATTTCCGGCATTTCCAACGGCAATAATCTCACTTTGATGAATGTTTAGCTTTTCGGCTAAAAGTTTTAAACTGGCGGCTTTATCAATTCCGTTTTGCGCTGCTTCCAGGAAAAAAGGCTTTGACATAGCAACACTCAAATGCGGCATTGCTCCTTTCAAATCACTTTCGACTTCTTTCAGATAAGAAGGTTCTGCCAGCAATATACATTTTACGGCAGCTTCCGTCACAGCTTCTTTAAAACTATAGACTTTATTGTGTGATAATCCGGTAATTTCTTTTTCGACCTCGATGTATTCCGAATCGGTTTCACTGATAATTTGACCGTCCAGATACGTAATGACGTGGGTGTTCTTTTTTACACTGTAGTCGTACAATTCATGGATTTGCTCTACCGTTAGCTTTTGTTCAAACAAAATCACATCATCTTTCACCGTGCTAATGATCGCTCCGTTGAACGAAATGATATACGAATTATTCAAATCTAACTCTAATTCCTTAGCATAAGCCGTCATTGCAGATGTAGGTCTGCCGGAAGCCAAAACAACGTACACGCCTTTTGCCTGTGCTTCGAGAAGTACTTTTTTGTTAAGGTCGGAAATTTTATGATCGTCGGTTAACAAGGTATCATCCATGTCAAGCACTAACATTTTATATTGCATATTTTTTATTTTCAGTTCTTGGTCTTAGTGTCCAGTCGCAGTCGCAGTCACAGTGCTTCTTTACATCTCACATTTTGCATTTCACATCTAACATCTAACATCTCACACTTCACAAACAACTACAATTATTAAAGGCTCATTCTAAACTCTTCGATAATCGGATTTGCTTTTGCAAAATCGGTTTCCTGAATAAATACCTCTACTGCCAAATCTGATCCGCCATAACCAGCCATACGGGCCGATTGAATGTTATCTTTCTTTACCGTTTCCAATCCTGCCTCTTCCAATCTTTCCTGTAAAGCAATTGCTAACACTTCACTACCTGAATACACTTTCATTAATCCCATGACATCTTATTTTTATTGTTATTTATTTTTTACTCTAATATTCTTTTTAATTGATTTTGAAAATCACGGTTTTCATTCATACCAATATGCCCCTGCCCTTTTAACAGATAAAGATACCCATTGGATTTTACCATTTTACTCAATCTAACCGAGTTCTCATAAGGAATTAATTGATCTTCCGTTCCATGAAAAATATAAACCGGTACCTTAATTTTCGGCAAATATTCGGAGGTTTCAAAGTGGAATTTCTTCATAAAATTCGGAAAAAAAGGCACTTTCTTACTTGATAATTCTGTAAAACTATAATAAGGCGACTGTAGCATCAACGCTTTTGGCTTATTCTCAGAAGCTAAAATAGTGGCCAAACCGGAGCCTATCGAATAACCTGCAATAATAATGTTACTTTCAGAATATCGCTTGGATAGTCTTTTATAGGCAGCAGATACATCCTTATTTAATTGCTCTTCGTCTTTAATTTCGCCTTCACTCTTACCGAAACTTCTGTAATCTAAAATGAAGATATCATACCCCAATCTGGTATAGATTTTTGCAATTTTTCCCCAAGTTTCAAGTGTTCCTGCATTGCCATGCAGATAGAAAACCAAACCTTTTGAATTTTCAGCCTTAAACAATAATCCATTCAATTGTATGCCATCAAAGGACGTAATGTTTAATTCCTCGAATTTTTGCTGATAGTCGAATTGATACTCTTTAGAGAGCTGTGCGCTCTGAAAAACCATTCCAACCTGATTAAAATAAACATAGGAAATAATAGCCAGATAAATCACAGCGAAAAACACCAGAAGTATAATCGTTAAAAATTTAAAAGTCTTCAATACTTCCATAAAGCCCTTTTAATTATTCTTCCTCTTCAATATCTTCTTCTTCCTCTTCGTCATCAAGTTCCTCTTCATCTTCCATATCAAACACATAAGGCTCCAGCAACATTTTGTCGGCCAAAATTTCGATGCGTTCTGTTAAGGATTCTGCAAAAATAATGCGTTGTGTTTTGGCGATACTGTTTGAAATACGCATGATCTTTGTTTCGTGACGCAATTTCAAAATAGGATCGGCATCGTCCAGAACAAACATTTTCAAACGATTTACATTGTAGCCCGCTGTGGTAAACATGTCGCTCAATTTATTTGGCGTTCCAATCAAAACATCAATCCCAGTAGAGATATAGTTTTTGTCGTAATCCATGTCGCCTTTGTCGTGCACTCCGTAAACTTCAAGCTTGGAATATTTTCCGTATTTTTCAAAAAGCGCTTCCATTTCCAACACCTTGGCCTTGTCCTCTACAAAAATCAACGCACGTGGCGATTCTTCTGTGTGACCTGACAGTTGCTGAATCACATTCAATACAATTGTTGTAGATTTTCCGCTCCCTGCCGGAGAAAGAATGATACAATCAGCCCCGCTTTTAATAGTCGAAAAAGTTTCCTGCTGCAAAACATTTGCTTCTGTTAAACCGTTTTCAATTAGAGCCTCTTGTAACTTCTCGTTTATTTTTTTTAGTTTCATTTTTTTTATGCTTTACGCTTTAAGCCTTAAGCTTCAAGCCAAAATTCATTTTATTTCTTATGCTTACACCAGAAAGCCTATTGCCTTTACTTGCTTGCAAACATTTTAACATCGGTTTCAGAAATTTCGTTTCCTCCCAAGATAATTAATCTTTCGACCACATTTCGAAGTTCACGAATATTTCCTGTCCAATCGTACTCTTGTAGTAACTTGATCGCTTGTGGCGAAAACACTTTTACCGAATTTCCTTGCTCTGAAGCAATTTTCTCTGTAAAGTGAGTAATCAACGCCGGAATATCATCACGTCTTTCGTTCAATGGCGGTACTTTAATTAAAATAACAGCCAGACGATGGTACAAGTCTTCACGAAAACGACCTTCAGCAATTTCAGTCTTTAGATCTTTATTCGTTGCTGCCACAACGCGTACATCCACTTTGATGTCT harbors:
- a CDS encoding 3-ketoacyl-ACP reductase → MTDLKNKNALITGAGKGIGKAIAIALAKEGVNLILVSRTQADVDQLAIETTNLGVKSLALTADVSDINSINTAVEKALAEFKHIDILINNAGTGKFGNFLELEPEEWENIIKVNLMGTYYTTRAVVPNMIERKTGDIINISSTAGLNGNALTSAYSASKFAVLGLTDSLMHEMRKHNIRVTALTPSTVATDLAIDLKLTDGNPEKVMQAEDVAELIIAQLKLNRRVFIKNSSIWSTNP
- the mtaB gene encoding tRNA (N(6)-L-threonylcarbamoyladenosine(37)-C(2))-methylthiotransferase MtaB; this encodes MENRKKVAFYTLGCKLNFSETSTIARNFNDEGFDRVDFEEIADIYVINTCSVTENADKQFKQVVKKAMKLNEKAFVAAVGCYAQLKPEELAAVDGVDLVLGATEKFKITDYIHDLSKNDMGEVHSCEIAEADFYVGSYSIGDRTRAFLKVQDGCDYKCTYCTIPLARGISRSDALENVLQNAKEISAQNIKEIVLTGVNIGDYGKGEFGNKKHEHTFLELVQALDQVDGIERLRISSIEPNLLKNETIEFVSTSRTFVPHFHIPLQSGSNDILKLMKRRYLREVYTERVNKIREVMPHACIGVDVIVGFPGETDEHFLETYHFLNEMDISYLHVFTYSERDNTEAANMPGSVPANVRAKRSKMLRGLSVKKRRAFYESQLGSNRTVLFESENKEGYIHGFTENYVKVKTPWNPELVNTLQEINLTKIDEDGSVRLEFLNKLAEA
- a CDS encoding GNAT family N-acetyltransferase; translated protein: MKAPIETDRLLLRELLLSDVDGMFELDSNPNVQRFVGNKPVKEIEESVAMIKHIQGQYEAYGTGRWAVILKETNEFLGWSGIKFITTEINNHKDFYEIGYRFIEKHWGKGYATEAGKAFVNYAFDVIKAETLYAYADEGNKDSRKALEKLGFRYVNSFEYEGELEVWYELKNPNR
- a CDS encoding putative signal transducing protein, which gives rise to MGLMKVYSGSEVLAIALQERLEEAGLETVKKDNIQSARMAGYGGSDLAVEVFIQETDFAKANPIIEEFRMSL
- a CDS encoding DEAD/DEAH box helicase; amino-acid sequence: MKLKKINEKLQEALIENGLTEANVLQQETFSTIKSGADCIILSPAGSGKSTTIVLNVIQQLSGHTEESPRALIFVEDKAKVLEMEALFEKYGKYSKLEVYGVHDKGDMDYDKNYISTGIDVLIGTPNKLSDMFTTAGYNVNRLKMFVLDDADPILKLRHETKIMRISNSIAKTQRIIFAESLTERIEILADKMLLEPYVFDMEDEEELDDEEEEEDIEEEE
- a CDS encoding Plug domain-containing protein yields the protein MKNIKRISLAFSLFLCFISHAQEKTISDIKPANANNRIIICAPSKRSLMNAPLVIIDGVITNSEQFSKVNPNDIKEIKIVKETEATSLYGDKGKNGAIIITTKENN
- a CDS encoding Cof-type HAD-IIB family hydrolase, with product MQYKMLVLDMDDTLLTDDHKISDLNKKVLLEAQAKGVYVVLASGRPTSAMTAYAKELELDLNNSYIISFNGAIISTVKDDVILFEQKLTVEQIHELYDYSVKKNTHVITYLDGQIISETDSEYIEVEKEITGLSHNKVYSFKEAVTEAAVKCILLAEPSYLKEVESDLKGAMPHLSVAMSKPFFLEAAQNGIDKAASLKLLAEKLNIHQSEIIAVGNAGNDLTMIEYAGLGVWVDNVTPELRDKADVIVASNNDDGVAEVVQRYILN
- a CDS encoding alpha/beta hydrolase, which translates into the protein MEVLKTFKFLTIILLVFFAVIYLAIISYVYFNQVGMVFQSAQLSKEYQFDYQQKFEELNITSFDGIQLNGLLFKAENSKGLVFYLHGNAGTLETWGKIAKIYTRLGYDIFILDYRSFGKSEGEIKDEEQLNKDVSAAYKRLSKRYSESNIIIAGYSIGSGLATILASENKPKALMLQSPYYSFTELSSKKVPFFPNFMKKFHFETSEYLPKIKVPVYIFHGTEDQLIPYENSVRLSKMVKSNGYLYLLKGQGHIGMNENRDFQNQLKRILE
- a CDS encoding LURP-one-related/scramblase family protein, which produces MNPILNQNLFLVKEHVGMFKAANNYDIYNPESNQIILNCRENNLGTFTKIFRFTDYKRMTPFDIEITTASGEKVITVKRGIAWLRSTVTVFDEKDRLVGTFKQKFFSFGGRFEILDKNEKPVATLQGKWTGWDFKFTHENKQLAQVSKKWAGMGKELFTSADNYVLQIEETVGADSPQRQLIMAAVMCIDMVLKE